One window of Marinomonas primoryensis genomic DNA carries:
- a CDS encoding quaternary amine ABC transporter ATP-binding protein has translation MDNNSETLIEIEGLYQIFGSNPNDVLPKVKAGASKDEILAETGHTIGLQDINLKVKRGEIFVIMGLSGSGKSTLIRHFNRLIDPTAGKIKVDGENIMELSPKDLITFRRHKMAMVFQHFGLMPHRCVLDNVGYGLLIKGEKRAEWKPKATEWLETVGLTGYEDQYPSQLSGGQQQRVGLARALCTNAEILLMDEAFSALDPLIRSEMQEQLMELQENLQKTIIFITHDLDEALRLGDRIAVLKDGKLVQVGTPVDIVLKPADDYVRAFAKDVNRARALTVQTIMTADTAKVEGNTAKEVRDNFPQDKEYTFVFNSEGYQGVLTKQSLDQLQDDDLLNDVLIHVEPVRQTNLLQKVIPLSLNTRFDLPVINKKGELKGRLESSKLADVLSP, from the coding sequence ATGGATAACAACAGCGAAACATTAATCGAGATTGAAGGCCTATATCAAATATTTGGCTCTAACCCAAACGATGTATTACCTAAAGTAAAAGCAGGCGCGTCTAAAGACGAAATCTTAGCGGAAACTGGCCATACAATAGGCCTACAAGACATAAACCTGAAAGTAAAACGTGGTGAAATCTTCGTTATCATGGGATTGTCAGGCTCAGGCAAGTCCACATTAATCCGTCATTTTAACCGTCTTATTGACCCAACCGCAGGTAAGATAAAAGTCGACGGCGAAAATATCATGGAACTGTCGCCAAAAGATTTAATCACCTTCCGTCGCCATAAAATGGCCATGGTATTCCAGCATTTTGGTCTTATGCCTCATCGCTGCGTGCTTGATAATGTTGGCTACGGTCTTCTTATCAAAGGCGAAAAAAGAGCAGAATGGAAACCGAAAGCAACAGAATGGTTAGAAACAGTTGGATTGACTGGTTACGAAGACCAATACCCTTCTCAACTTTCCGGTGGTCAACAGCAACGCGTCGGTCTTGCTCGAGCGCTTTGTACCAATGCTGAAATCCTACTAATGGACGAAGCCTTTTCCGCTCTTGATCCTCTGATCCGAAGCGAGATGCAAGAGCAGCTCATGGAACTGCAGGAAAACTTACAAAAGACCATTATCTTCATCACTCACGATTTAGATGAAGCGCTAAGACTTGGAGACCGTATTGCCGTATTAAAAGACGGCAAACTGGTACAAGTTGGCACCCCTGTCGATATCGTCCTAAAACCGGCTGATGATTACGTTAGAGCCTTTGCCAAAGATGTGAATCGAGCAAGAGCACTCACCGTCCAGACCATCATGACGGCAGATACGGCTAAAGTAGAAGGCAATACAGCAAAAGAAGTAAGGGACAACTTCCCTCAAGACAAGGAATACACCTTTGTCTTCAACAGCGAAGGCTACCAAGGCGTACTGACTAAACAGAGCTTAGATCAGCTACAAGATGACGACTTATTGAACGATGTTCTCATCCATGTAGAACCTGTGCGTCAAACAAACCTGCTGCAAAAGGTCATTCCTCTTTCTCTTAATACACGCTTTGATTTACCTGTGATTAATAAAAAAGGCGAATTAAAGGGGCGATTGGAATCTAGTAAGTTAGCG